From a region of the Geothrix sp. 21YS21S-2 genome:
- the nuoF gene encoding NADH-quinone oxidoreductase subunit NuoF, producing MAAIRTKPDHQLYTFEGFGSSKYPNLMLRGAGDLHNWHLKVYTEKWEGYEACRKALKMEPAAVTAEVKASDLRGRGGAGFRTGMKWGFMPKDTPERKVTRYLVCNGDEGEPGTFKDRAILEYNPHQLIEGMVIAGWAMQCRTGFIYLRGEFSWLIDKLEAALQEARDAGFLGKDILGTGWDFDILTYRGAGAYICGEETALLNSLEGRRGEPRVKPPFPASVGAFGQPTTVNNVETLAAVAPILRMGGHAYAQLGTPGNTGTRIYGLSGHVKRPGLYELPLGLPMDFILNDLGGGSSTGRKLKAVIPGGSSAPVFDAKDFDCPMDFDTVKARGSMAGSGGMIVMDESTCMVQALLRLTHFYAHESCGQCTPCREGCNWMEMILHRLEHGQGRPGDLELLASLPPRINLRTLCPLGDAACGPVESFLQKFRGEFEYHLEHKTCMVGAKSILPELVAAH from the coding sequence ATGGCCGCCATCCGCACCAAGCCCGACCACCAGCTCTACACCTTCGAGGGCTTCGGCTCCTCGAAGTACCCCAACCTCATGCTCCGCGGCGCCGGGGACCTGCACAACTGGCACCTCAAGGTCTACACGGAGAAGTGGGAAGGCTACGAGGCCTGCCGCAAGGCCCTGAAGATGGAGCCCGCGGCCGTCACCGCCGAGGTGAAGGCCTCCGACCTGCGCGGTCGGGGCGGCGCCGGCTTCCGCACCGGGATGAAGTGGGGCTTCATGCCCAAGGACACCCCCGAGCGCAAGGTGACCCGCTACCTCGTTTGCAACGGCGACGAGGGCGAGCCCGGGACCTTCAAGGACCGCGCGATCCTGGAGTACAACCCCCACCAGCTCATCGAGGGCATGGTCATCGCCGGCTGGGCCATGCAGTGCCGCACCGGGTTCATCTACCTGCGGGGCGAGTTCTCCTGGCTCATCGACAAGCTCGAGGCCGCGCTCCAGGAGGCCCGCGACGCCGGGTTCCTGGGCAAGGACATCCTGGGCACCGGCTGGGACTTCGACATCCTCACCTACCGGGGCGCCGGCGCCTACATCTGCGGCGAGGAGACCGCCCTGCTCAACAGCCTCGAGGGCCGCCGCGGCGAGCCCCGGGTCAAGCCCCCCTTCCCGGCCTCCGTGGGGGCCTTCGGCCAGCCCACCACCGTGAACAACGTGGAGACCCTGGCCGCCGTGGCCCCCATCCTCCGCATGGGCGGGCACGCCTACGCGCAGCTGGGCACCCCCGGCAACACCGGCACCCGCATCTACGGCCTCAGCGGCCATGTGAAGCGCCCCGGCCTCTACGAGCTCCCCCTGGGCCTGCCCATGGACTTCATCCTCAACGACCTGGGCGGCGGCTCCAGCACCGGCCGCAAGCTCAAGGCCGTCATCCCCGGCGGCTCCAGCGCCCCGGTTTTCGACGCCAAGGACTTCGACTGCCCCATGGACTTCGACACGGTCAAGGCCCGCGGTTCCATGGCGGGTTCGGGCGGCATGATCGTCATGGACGAGAGCACCTGCATGGTCCAGGCCCTGCTCCGCCTCACCCACTTCTACGCCCACGAGAGCTGCGGCCAGTGCACCCCCTGCCGGGAAGGCTGCAACTGGATGGAGATGATCCTCCACCGCCTGGAGCACGGCCAGGGCCGCCCAGGCGACCTGGAGCTTCTCGCGAGCCTGCCGCCGCGGATCAACCTCAGGACGCTCTGCCCCCTGGGGGATGCCGCCTGCGGACCGGTGGAGTCGTTCCTGCAGAAGTTCAGGGGCGAGTTCGAGTACCACCTGGAGCACAAGACGTGCATGGTGGGCGCGAAGAGCATCCTGCCGGAGCTGGTGGCGGCGCACTGA
- a CDS encoding NupC/NupG family nucleoside CNT transporter, whose translation MVRFTGLLGLVCFMALAYAWSSDRKAIHWKTVGWGMALQWILALVVLKGEFLSSALGFIPFPPHAGWVIFALLFVPMLFKRYGILQVAWFKWALGTVVAVALVRGNLVGSVFDKARVVVEGLMSYAKAGATFVFGPLATPSGAAVTNAQGATVGSMGMIFAFVVLPTIIFVASIFAVLYHVGAMQWVVGAFSRAISRFLKVSGAESLSVSASILMGQTEAPLTIRPYLAGLTRSELMVVMTAGMAHVSGSIMVAYVQVAHVDVVHLLTAVIMTAPGAIMIAKILEPETGTPATAGEVQVNIPSNDANVLDAAARGASEGLHLAINVAGMLIAFIALIALMNGILKAIFPALSLELVLGVIFRPFAWLMGIPWKEAGIVGSLLGQRMVINEFVAFIQLGNLPELSTKARLISTFALCGFANFSSIAIQVGGIGALVPERRGDLARLGLKAMIAGTLANFMSACIAGILS comes from the coding sequence ATGGTCCGATTTACGGGTCTTCTTGGTCTTGTCTGCTTCATGGCTCTGGCCTACGCGTGGTCCTCGGACCGCAAGGCCATCCACTGGAAAACCGTCGGCTGGGGCATGGCCCTGCAGTGGATCCTGGCCCTGGTGGTCCTCAAGGGCGAGTTCCTTTCCAGCGCCCTGGGCTTCATCCCCTTCCCCCCCCACGCCGGCTGGGTGATCTTCGCGCTCCTGTTCGTGCCGATGCTCTTCAAGCGCTACGGCATCCTCCAGGTGGCCTGGTTCAAGTGGGCCCTGGGCACCGTGGTGGCCGTGGCCCTGGTCCGCGGCAACCTGGTGGGCTCGGTCTTCGACAAGGCCCGGGTGGTGGTGGAGGGCCTCATGTCCTACGCCAAGGCCGGCGCGACCTTCGTCTTCGGCCCCCTGGCCACCCCCTCCGGCGCCGCCGTCACCAACGCCCAGGGCGCCACCGTGGGCAGCATGGGCATGATCTTCGCCTTCGTGGTGCTGCCCACCATCATCTTCGTGGCCAGCATCTTCGCCGTGCTCTACCACGTGGGCGCCATGCAGTGGGTCGTGGGGGCCTTCTCCCGCGCCATCAGCCGCTTCCTCAAGGTGAGCGGCGCCGAGAGCCTGTCGGTCTCGGCCAGCATCCTCATGGGCCAGACCGAGGCCCCGCTGACCATCCGCCCCTACCTGGCCGGCCTCACCCGGTCCGAGCTCATGGTCGTCATGACCGCCGGCATGGCCCACGTGTCGGGTTCGATCATGGTGGCCTACGTGCAGGTGGCCCACGTTGACGTGGTGCACCTCCTCACCGCCGTCATCATGACCGCCCCCGGCGCCATCATGATCGCCAAGATCCTGGAGCCCGAGACCGGCACCCCCGCCACCGCCGGCGAAGTGCAGGTGAACATCCCCTCCAACGACGCCAACGTCCTGGACGCCGCCGCCCGCGGCGCCTCCGAGGGCCTGCACCTGGCCATCAACGTGGCCGGCATGCTCATCGCCTTCATCGCGCTCATCGCCCTGATGAACGGCATCCTGAAGGCCATCTTCCCGGCGCTGTCCCTGGAGCTGGTGCTCGGCGTCATCTTCCGGCCCTTCGCGTGGCTCATGGGCATCCCCTGGAAGGAGGCCGGCATCGTGGGCTCCCTCCTGGGCCAGCGCATGGTCATCAACGAGTTCGTGGCCTTCATCCAGCTGGGCAACCTTCCCGAGCTGAGCACCAAGGCCCGCCTCATCTCGACGTTCGCCCTGTGCGGCTTCGCGAACTTCAGCAGCATCGCCATCCAGGTGGGCGGCATCGGCGCGCTGGTGCCGGAGCGGCGCGGCGACCTCGCGCGGCTCGGGCTGAAGGCGATGATCGCGGGGACCCTGGCGAACTTCATGTCGGCCTGCATCGCGGGGATCCTGAGCTGA